A genomic segment from Oncorhynchus clarkii lewisi isolate Uvic-CL-2024 chromosome 12, UVic_Ocla_1.0, whole genome shotgun sequence encodes:
- the LOC139421442 gene encoding phosphatidylcholine transfer protein-like, which translates to MSLHFTDEEFLEAWKELDKPQLEGGWEFFTETMGVKIYRLYDKETGLYEYKVFGVLATCTPELCADVYMDLPYRKQWDGYVKELHEKDYDGHSAIYWEVKYPFPLSNRDYVYVRERRDVDVDSRKIWVVLAKSSPLSPLPEKSGVQRVNDYKQTVAMESDGACGTKVFMNYFDNPGGNIPTWLVNWAAKSGVPAFLTDMQKACGNYSNYCQKNKK; encoded by the exons ATGTCGCTGCACTTTACAGATGAGGAATTTCTGGAGGCATGGAAGGAATTAGATAAACCTCAGTTGGAGGGGGGATGGGAGTTTTTCACAGAGACTATGGGTGTCAAAATCTACCGGCTGTATGACAAG GAAACTGGACTTTATGAGTACAAAGTCTTTGGAGTGCTTGCCACCTGCACTCCAGAACTGTGTGCTGATGTCTACATGGACTTGCCCTATCGGAAACAATGGGATGGATATGTCAAAG AGCTGCATGAGAAGGACTATGATGGTCATTCAGCAATCTACTGGGAGGTGAAATACCCTTTTCCTCTGTCAAACAGAGAC TACGTGTACGTCAGGGAGCGGAGGGACGTTGACGTGGACAGCAGGAAGATCTGGGTGGTCCTGGCTAAGAGCTCCCCACTGTCCCCGTTACCAGAGAAGAGTGGGGTGCAGCGAGTGAATGACTACAAGCAGACTGTGGCCATGGAGAGTGATGGTGCCTGTGGCACTAAAG TCTTCATGAATTACTTTGATAACCCTGGTGGTAATATTCCAACCTGGCTTGTGAACTGGGCAGCCAAG AGCGGAGTGCCTGCCTTCCTTACAGACATGCAGAAGGCCTGTGGCAATTACTCAAACTACTGCCAGAAGAACAAGAAATGA
- the LOC139421445 gene encoding small integral membrane protein 36-like, translating to MGFKENFSEIDPVTLNLCILIASYVILLLVFLISCIMYDCRGKDPTKEYAPDPVPTQSPIRLVVMQQTTPSPQHQRWDQTNMVTSYEPQPSPDFREKKSTMV from the coding sequence ATGGGCTTTAAGGAAAACTTCTCTGAGATTGATCCTGTCACTTTGAACCTCTGCATCCTCATCGCCAGCTATGTTATCTTGCTTCTGGTGTTCCTGATATCTTGTATAATGTATGACTGCCGGGGCAAGGATCCAACCAAGGAGTACGCGCCGGACCCTGTGCCGACCCAATCCCCCATCAGACTGGTGGTGATGCAGCAGACCACCCCTTCTCCGCAACATCAACGCTGGGACCAGACCAATATGGTCACCTCATATGAGCCTCAGCCCAGTCCAGACTTCAGGGAGAAGAAGAGCACCATGGTCTAG